In Myotis daubentonii chromosome 16, mMyoDau2.1, whole genome shotgun sequence, one DNA window encodes the following:
- the CCR7 gene encoding C-C chemokine receptor type 7: protein MDLGKPMKSVLAVALLVIFQVCLCQDEVTDDYIGENTTVDYTLFESVCDKKEVRDFKAWFLPAMYSVICFVGLLGNALVVLTYIYFKRLKTMTDTYLLNLAVADMLFLLTLPFWAYSAAKSWVFGVHICRLIFAIYKISFFTGMLLLLCISIDRYVAIVQAVSAHRHRARVLLISKLSCVGIWVLATVLSIPEMLFSNILRSNSEQAFRCSLVTDQVEALIAIQVAQMLVGFLIPLVAMSFCYLVIIRTLLQARNFERNKAIKVIIAVVVVFIAFQLPYNGVVLAKTVANANSTTTCELSKQLNIAYDITYSLASVRCCVNPFLYAFIGVKFRNDLFKLFKDLGCLSQERLLQWSSCRHTRRSSMSVEAETTTTFSP from the exons GGAAGCCGATGAAGAGCGTGCTGGCCGTGGCTCTCCTTGTCATTTTCCAG GTGTGCCTGTGCCAAGATGAGGTCACGGACGATTACATCGGAGAGAACACCACGGTGGACTACACCCTGTTCGAGTCCGTGTGCGACAAGAAGGAAGTGCGGGACTTTAAGGCCTGGTTCCTCCCAGCCATGTACTCCGTCATCTGCTTCGTGGGTCTGCTGGGCAATGCGCTGGTCGTGCTGACCTACATCTACTTCAAGAGGCTCAAGACCATGACCGATACCTACCTGCTCAACCTGGCCGTGGCGGATATGCTCTTCCTCCTGACCCTTCCCTTCTGGGCGTACAGCGCAGCCAAGTCCTGGGTCTTCGGTGTCCACATTTGCAGGCTCATCTTCGCCATCTACAAGATAAGTTTCTTCACCGGCATGCTCCTGCTCCTCTGCATCAGCATCGACCGCTACGTGGCCATCGTGCAGGCCGTCTCGGCCCACCGGCACCGGGCCCGCGTCCTGCTCATCAGCAAGCTCTCCTGTGTGGGCATCTGGGTGCTGGCCACGGTGCTCTCCATCCCAGAGATGCTGTTCAGCAACATCCTGAGGAGCAACAGCGAGCAGGCCTTTCGGTGCTCTCTGGTCACCGACCAGGTGGAGGCCCTGATCGCCATCCAGGTGGCCCAGATGTTGGTGGGCTTTCTGATCCCCCTGGTGGCCATGAGCTTCTGCTACCTGGTCATCATCCGCACCCTGCTCCAGGCGCGCAACTTCGAGCGCAACAAGGCCATCAAGGTGATCATCGCCGTGGTGGTGGTCTTCATCGCCTTCCAGCTGCCCTACAACGGGGTGGTCCTGGCCAAGACGGTGGCCAACGCCAACAGCACCACCACCTGTGAGCTCAGCAAGCAGCTCAACATCGCCTACGATATCACCTACAGCCTGGCCAGCGTGCGCTGCTGCGTCAACCCTTTCCTGTACGCCTTCATCGGCGTCAAGTTCCGCAACGACCTCTTCAAGCTCTTCAAGGACTTGGGCTGCCTCAGCCAGGAGCGGCTGCTGCAGTGGTCTTCCTGCCGGCACACCCGGCGCTCCTCGATGAGTGTGGAGGCCGAGACCACCACCACCTTCTCCCCGTAG